The following are encoded together in the Populus trichocarpa isolate Nisqually-1 chromosome 5, P.trichocarpa_v4.1, whole genome shotgun sequence genome:
- the LOC7489761 gene encoding scarecrow-like protein 32 — translation MQSTETPLPHWHQIITPFSNPTMNINQTQRTRHWPGFPTSKSLRSFGDANCMEQLLVHCANAIESNNATLSQQIVWVLNNIAPPDGDSNQRLTFAFLRALIARATKSCTCKLLAAMANAHYNLALHTHKFSVIELASFVDVTPWHRFGFTAANAAILEAVEGYLVIHIVDLSLTHCMQIPTLIDAIANRFEVPPLIKLTVAGATEDVPPMLDLSYEELGSKLVNFAWSRNVIMEFRIIPSSYADGFSSLIEQLRVQHLVHAESGEALVINCHMMLHYIPEETLSDFPSSKSNPYSYESSCSSMSSFRTTFLKSLRSLDPTIVVLVDEDADLTSNNLDSRLRSAFNYLWIPFDTVDTFLPRGSKQRQWYEADVCWKIMNLIAHEGLQRVERLEPKIQWIQRMRNADFRGISFAEDAISEVKTMLDEHAAGWGLKKEDDDLVLTWKGHNVVFASAWLPV, via the coding sequence ATGCAATCCACTGAAACCCCACTACCGCACTGGCACCAAATCATCACTCCATTCTCAAATCCCACCATGAACATAAACCAAACTCAAAGGACCCGTCACTGGCCTGGATTCCCTACATCAAAATCCTTAAGAAGCTTTGGAGATGCTAATTGCATGGAGCAGCTTTTAGTCCACTGTGCAAATGCAATTGAAAGTAACAATGCCACTTTATCCCAACAGATCGTATGGGTCCTAAACAACATTGCACCACCAGATGGAGATTCAAATCAACGCCTAACTTTTGCTTTCCTAAGAGCCCTTATCGCACGTGCAACCAAAAGTTGTACATGCAAACTTCTTGCTGCGATGGCAAATGCTCACTACAACTTAGCCTTACACACACATAAATTCTCTGTCATTGAGCTTGCTAGCTTTGTTGACGTAACCCCATGGCATCGTTTCGGTTTCACGGCAGCAAATGCTGCAATTTTAGAAGCTGTTGAAGGGTATTTAGTTATTCACATTGTAGATTTAAGCTTGACACATTGCATGCAAATTCCAACTCTTATCGATGCTATTGCTAATCGGTTCGAGGTGCCCCCATTAATTAAGCTTACTGTTGCTGGTGCCACTGAGGATGTACCACCTATGCTTGATCTTTCTTATGAAGAGTTGGGCTCAAAGCTGGTCAACTTTGCTTGGTCACGAAACGTAATAATGGAATTTAGAATCATTCCTTCAAGTTATGCAGATGGGTTCTCTTCCTTGATCGAGCAGCTTCGAGTGCAACATTTAGTGCATGCAGAAAGTGGTGAGGCACTAGTCATAAACTGTCATATGATGCTTCATTACATACCTGAAGAAACCCTTTCTGATTTTCCTAGTTCAAAATCAAATCCTTATTCTTACGAATCTTCATGTTCCTCTATGTCCTCTTTTAGGACAACGTTTCTCAAGTCTCTAAGGAGTTTAGACCCTACAATTGTTGTCTTAGTAGATGAAGATGCAGATTTAACATCAAACAATTTGGATAGTAGACTAAGGTCAGCTTTCAATTATCTATGGATACCTTTTGATACAGTGGATACATTTCTTCCAAGGGGTAGTAAGCAAAGACAGTGGTATGAAGCTGATGTATGCTGGAAGATTATGAATTTAATAGCACATGAGGGTCTGCAAAGAGTGGAGCGACTTGAACCGAAAATCCAGTGGATTCAGCGGATGAGAAATGCAGACTTTCGAGGCATTTCATTCGCTGAAGATGCGATTTCTGAAGTTAAGACCATGCTTGATGAGCATGCAGCAGGATGGGGACTGAAGAAGGAAGATGATGATCTTGTACTCACCTGGAAAGGACATAATGTTGTATTTGCTAGTGCTTGGTTGCCCGTTTAA